From the genome of Hymenobacter gelipurpurascens:
TAGTAGGCTTGGTGCTGCACGCCTATATCCGGCCTACCGTCTTGTATGTCGTTTCAAAACTTGCATTTCTACTCCGGTTAAGGAAGTACAAGCCTAAGCCATAACAAAGGAATCTGATGTGACTCAGGCCCTGCCTGAAAATCAAAATGGCCCCGGCTGCACTGAGCAACCGGGGCCATTTTGCTATCTGCTCAGCCAGTAATTACTTCCGACGAGCCATTACTTTCTCCACGGCCGCTACAATGGCGGTTTCGTTGAGCTTATACTTCTCCATCAGCTGGTCGGGCGTGCCCGATTCGCCGAAGGAGTCGTTTACGGCCACCATTTCCAGGGGCAGCGGCTCCTCACGGGCCAACAACTGTGCCACGGAGTCGCCTAGGCCACCGTTCATCTGATGCTCCTCGGCCGTTACTACGCAGCGCGTCTTGCGCGCCGATTCCAGAATCAGCTGGGCATCGAGGGGCTTGATGGTGTGAATGTTAATGATTTCGGCGTTGATGCCTTTCTCGGCCAGCAGCTTGCCGGCCAGAATGGCCTTCCACACCAGGTGGCCGGTAGCGAAAATGCTTACGTCGGTGCCTTCATTCAGAACAATGCCTTTGCCGATTTCAAACTCCTGATCGGCGGGAGTGAAGTTAGGCACTACCGGGCGGCCGAAGCGCAGGTATACGGGGCCTTCGTGGTCGGCAATGGCGATGGTAGCGGCTTTGGTCTGGTTGTAGTCGCAGGGGTTGATAACGGTCATGTGGGGCAGCATCTTCATCATCCCGATGTCTTCCAAAATCTGGTGCGTGGCGCCGTCTTCACCCAGCGTGAGGCCCGCGTGGGATGCGCAGATCTTCACGTTCTTGTTGGAATACGCAATGCTCTGCCGAATCTGGTCGTAGACGCGGCCCGTGCTGAAGTTGGCGAAGGTGCCCGTGAACGGAATCTTACCCCCGATGGTCAGGCCCGCGGCCAGGCCCATCATGTTGGCCTCAGCAATGCCCACCTGGAAAAACCGCTCGGGGTTGTCCTTGATGAAGGCATCCATCTTGAGCGAGCCAATCAGGTCGGCGCACAGGGCTACTACGTTGGGGTTGGTTTTGCCCAGCTCCTGCAGGCCCGCGCCAAAGCCGCTGCGGGTGTCTTTCGATTCGGTGTAGGGGAAGTCTTTCATGCTATTGGTAGGTTGGGAGTGTGTCGTTTTGTTTTATCCGTCATGCTGAGCGCAGCCGAAGCATCTTGTGTACTGAATAGACTACTATCAAAATTGAATCTTGTCACGCTGACAATAGCCTCTTCCGCCACCGCTCATGCAGCTTTCATATTTTTTTCTTCCGATGATACTAGTATAGATTGTATCGCTACCCGAAATAACCATTCGAACCCTAGGTGCATCAGAATTGATTATTTCTGCTGTTTTATCAGCCTTATGACATTTCGGACAGATAAAGTGCCCGAATAGACTCTTTCTCAAGGTGAGTGGAAATGAGAACCTTGCCTCTGTACTATTCGCTGCTACGGAACCTATATATAAAGTGTCAGTACCGATACCCTGATGCAAGAACAGATCGGCAGGGGCGTCCAGAGTAGGTAAGGTATACTCGTCTTGCATGCCTGCCTGACCGCTAAAGCGTTGCTTAGTTATGGAATTTACCGCCCATAATTCATGGTGCCCAACTCGATGCGGGGAGGAAAAAGTAACCTTGACTATGAGGCCAGACTTTGCACTAATTGCTGCACTGGCCAGCATTACGATAAGGAAAAGCCACATCTTCCTCATTTCCCGAAAATGCTGACCGAGCTGGTTTGACTCGGCCGGATGGTGAAGTTGCGGACATCGGTAAATTGGCTGCCGGTAGCCGTTTTCGTGCGGAACACGAGGCGGTAGGCCCCCGGCTGCATCGGCAGGTTTACCTTGCTGCTGCCGCCATCGGGCAGGTTGTGCACCCACGTCTGCGACTCATCATTGTTGAGCCGGTAGATGCTGCCATAGCCTTTCAAATCCGTCACGATGTTCAGGATGCCGGGCGTTTCATACGTCACACTCGTTTCCTGCCCCTGCTTCACCGTGATGCGCTTCGTCTGCCGGGGCAGCGTCAGTAGCTCCACCTCATAGTCGCCGGCCAGTAGCTTTTGCCGACTCCCGAAGGGCAGGGCTACTACCGTGGCGGCGTTGCCGCGGGCCCGCACTACTGCTTGCACCGTGCCGTAGGGGTTAGGGGAGATATTCGGGTTTTGGAGCCAGAGCGTGCCTTGGGGTGTTTTGTAGGCCAGTACATTAGCCTTGCCGGCCCGGATGGGCAGATTTTGCTGCCGTACCGGGGGCACAGTATTAATCACAAGGTCGTAGCTCTGCAGGGCGTCGATGCTGAGCACATCGGGCTTGCCCTGGGCGTCGCGGTAGTGGATGTAGTTGTATTCCGGCTGCTCCGTGATGTTGTTGATGAACGTCATGTTCACGTTCGACTCCACGGGGCGGCCGGCTTCATCCGTCAGGTTCACGGCCACGGTGGTTTTGGCCAGCGTTTGGGCTACTACATCATTGAGGATGTTGCGGAAGGTCTTCACATCGGCCGCGTTGTAGTACTGGCCTAGGCACTCCAGCTGTCGGCCAAAGTCCCGCTCGGCGCCAATCCCAATCACAAAGGGCTTCAGAAACACGTGCTTCCGCTGCAGTGCTACGGCCGTAGCACACGGGTCGCCCTTGCACGATTCCAGCCCATCGGTAATCAAAATCAACACGTTGCGCGCCGATTTATCCGCCGGAAAGTCGGCGGCCGACTGGAGCAGAGAGTATGTGATGGGCGTGTTGCCTTTGGGCGCAATGGCTTTGAGCTTCGCCTTGATGGCCGAAGCGTTTTTAGGCGCAAAAGCCACTTCCAGCCGCGAGTCTTCGCAGTTGTTCTCTGATTTATCGTGCAAGTGCCCATACACCCGCAAGCCCAGTTCCAGGTTTGGGTAGGCATTGAGCGAATCGACCATTTTAGCCAGCAGGCTCTTGGCCACGTCCATGCGCGGGCGCCCTTCCCAGGGGGCCAGCATAGAACCCGACGCATCCAGCAGAAACAGGATGCGTGTGGTGCGTGGTTGCGCAGGCGGCACGTTTTGGGCACGACTGGGTATTGCCAGCCAAACCAAGGCTAGCAATACCCAGTAGCGTACCCAAAACATGCGTTTTCTCATGCTATTCTACTTGCGCAGTTTGATTAGATGGGCTAGTGGGGGCTTCTCTTTTTACAAAAATCCCCATCAAGGCAATAATCAAAACAACTGACCCTATGAGGGTTAGTGATTTAGTTTTGTTTGACTTGTTAAGAGTCGCATATGCAAGTCCTAGTGCCACAACCGCTGCTCCGATAGCAGCGCATAGGCTAGCCACATCTCCAAAAGAGTCTCGGATAGCCATAGGAATAGATACTATCCAAAGGGTCATTATGACACCTTTGTAAGTCTGAGGCTCAAAAAGCTGTTTCATGACTTTTATTGCCTGCTAGTAGTCGCCGGCTTCTTCTACCATCAGCTGCTGCAGTGCTTTCTCCAGCTGCTCATCGTTCGGAGCTACGCCGTGCCACTTGTGCGAGCCCATCATGAAGTCAACGCCGAAGCCCATTTGCGTGTCCATTAGCACCATAATCGGCTGCCCCTGGCCTAGCAACGACTGGGCTTCTTCGAGAGTGGGGAGGAGCTTTTCGAGGTCGTTGCCGTCGGTTTCCAGCACGCGCCAGTTGAAGGCTTCGAACTTGGCGCGCAGGTCGCCTAGGCCACCAATCTTTTCGGTGGGGCCGTCAATCTGCTGGCCGTTGCGGTCAACGAAGGCAATGAGGTTATCTACTTTGTGGTGCGGCGCGTACATGGCCGCTTCCCACACCTGGCCTTCTTCCAGCTCGCCGTCACCCATGAGCACGAACACGTTGCGGTCGTCGCCGTTGAGCTTTTTAGCCTGCGCCGCGCCCACAGCCACGCTCAGCCCCTGGCCTAGCGAGCCCGAAGCCACCCGGATACCGGGCAGATGCTCGTGGGTAGCGGGGTGGCCCTGCAAGCGCGAGTTCAGCTTACGGAACGTAGCTAGCTCACTCACTGGGAAGTAGCCCGAGCGGGCCAGCACGGAGTAAAATACGGGCGAGATGTGACCGTTCGAGAGGAAGAAAAGGTCCTGGCCTACGCCGTTCATATCGAAGGGCTGGGGCGTATGCTTCATTACCTTGAAGTACAGGGCCACCAGCAAATCGGTGCAGCCCAGCGAGCCGCCGGGGTGGCCGGAGTTTACGGCGTGCACCATGCGCACGATGTCGCGCCGCACCTGGGCAGCAATCTGTTTCAATTCGGCCACCGACTTGGTGGCGGTAGGCGTGTGCGTTTCAGCAGAAGCGGCGAAAGACGAGTCCTGGGCCATACGAGTTATTGGAGTTTGATGGGGTGACAAAGGTAGGAAGTGGGGGTACAAAAAAGCCCCGCCGAAACGGGCGGGGCTCTTGATATTACAATATTACAGCAGCTGCGCCGCGTGATTCTTGGTATCGACTTTCGTGATGACTTTTTCGATCAGGCCCTGCTCATCAATCAGGAAGGTATAGCGCATGGTACCCATGTACTTGCGGCCATACATAGATTTCTCCTGCCACACGCCGTAGGCCTCTACCAACTGCTTGTCCTCGTCAATGAGCAGCGGAAACGGCAGCTCATACTTAGTGGCAAACTTCTGGTGCGACTTCTCGCCATCGATGCTCACGCCCAGCACCTGGATGCCGGCGCTCAGCAGGCTCTGGTAGTTGTCGCGGAGGTTGCAGGCCTGGGCCGTGCAGCCGCTGGTGTCGTCTTTGGGGTAGAAGTAGAGAGCCACTTTGCGGCCGGCGTAGTCGGCGAGGCGGTGGGTGGTGCCGTTCTGGTCTTTTGCTTCGAAGGCCGGAGCCTGGTCGCCAACTTGAGGTAGAGCCATTGCGCAGTTGTTTGCGCGAAGGTAGAACGGAAATCCGGAAGGTATAGCGCAAACTTTATACTCTTCTAGGCCACCTCATATGTCCCTGCATGAGTAGCCGGCTTTGCGCCATCACCCGCTATGGCTTCCCGGCCATCGGCTGCGGAGTATAGATCAGGTTATCAACCGGGAAGCCCAAGTTGCGGGCGTGGGCCACCAGTCGGTCCCGGATGCTGCGGTCGAGGTGAGGCTTGCGGCTGAGTATCCAGAGATTTTTGCGGCTTGGCTCACCTACCAGCGCATACTGGTAGTCGGCGTAATCGAGGTCCAGCACCCAATAGTCGCCGGTGAAAGGCCAGAAGAAGCTCACTTTGAGCTTGGCGTTGGTTTCATCCACGGGGTAGGCTGTGCCTTTGGCCGTTTCTACCGGGCCTTCTAACCCTTCTTTATGGCAGGTGTTGAGCACGTCTACTTTGCCATCGGGCCGCATTTTGTACGTGGCCGTTACGTGCTGGCAGCCTTTCTCATAGCGGGTTGGCAGGCGAGCTACCTCGTACCACAACCCCCGGTATTTGTGCAGATCAACGTGCGCCACAGTGGGCAGGTAGGGGTGCGTTTTGCGGCGCGCGTAGGTGTAGGCTGCCACACCGGTGGCTACCGTAGCAGCAAGGGCCGTGAAAAGAGTCGGGCGGCGGCGTTTGAGTAGATTGGCCATAGTGTGGAAGCTGGTAATGAATAGATAGGGGCTGTACGCGCCGGGCTGGTCTACGGATACAGGC
Proteins encoded in this window:
- a CDS encoding transketolase family protein, yielding MKDFPYTESKDTRSGFGAGLQELGKTNPNVVALCADLIGSLKMDAFIKDNPERFFQVGIAEANMMGLAAGLTIGGKIPFTGTFANFSTGRVYDQIRQSIAYSNKNVKICASHAGLTLGEDGATHQILEDIGMMKMLPHMTVINPCDYNQTKAATIAIADHEGPVYLRFGRPVVPNFTPADQEFEIGKGIVLNEGTDVSIFATGHLVWKAILAGKLLAEKGINAEIINIHTIKPLDAQLILESARKTRCVVTAEEHQMNGGLGDSVAQLLAREEPLPLEMVAVNDSFGESGTPDQLMEKYKLNETAIVAAVEKVMARRK
- a CDS encoding vWA domain-containing protein, which encodes MRKRMFWVRYWVLLALVWLAIPSRAQNVPPAQPRTTRILFLLDASGSMLAPWEGRPRMDVAKSLLAKMVDSLNAYPNLELGLRVYGHLHDKSENNCEDSRLEVAFAPKNASAIKAKLKAIAPKGNTPITYSLLQSAADFPADKSARNVLILITDGLESCKGDPCATAVALQRKHVFLKPFVIGIGAERDFGRQLECLGQYYNAADVKTFRNILNDVVAQTLAKTTVAVNLTDEAGRPVESNVNMTFINNITEQPEYNYIHYRDAQGKPDVLSIDALQSYDLVINTVPPVRQQNLPIRAGKANVLAYKTPQGTLWLQNPNISPNPYGTVQAVVRARGNAATVVALPFGSRQKLLAGDYEVELLTLPRQTKRITVKQGQETSVTYETPGILNIVTDLKGYGSIYRLNNDESQTWVHNLPDGGSSKVNLPMQPGAYRLVFRTKTATGSQFTDVRNFTIRPSQTSSVSIFGK
- a CDS encoding transketolase, yielding MAQDSSFAASAETHTPTATKSVAELKQIAAQVRRDIVRMVHAVNSGHPGGSLGCTDLLVALYFKVMKHTPQPFDMNGVGQDLFFLSNGHISPVFYSVLARSGYFPVSELATFRKLNSRLQGHPATHEHLPGIRVASGSLGQGLSVAVGAAQAKKLNGDDRNVFVLMGDGELEEGQVWEAAMYAPHHKVDNLIAFVDRNGQQIDGPTEKIGGLGDLRAKFEAFNWRVLETDGNDLEKLLPTLEEAQSLLGQGQPIMVLMDTQMGFGVDFMMGSHKWHGVAPNDEQLEKALQQLMVEEAGDY
- the bcp gene encoding thioredoxin-dependent thiol peroxidase yields the protein MALPQVGDQAPAFEAKDQNGTTHRLADYAGRKVALYFYPKDDTSGCTAQACNLRDNYQSLLSAGIQVLGVSIDGEKSHQKFATKYELPFPLLIDEDKQLVEAYGVWQEKSMYGRKYMGTMRYTFLIDEQGLIEKVITKVDTKNHAAQLL
- a CDS encoding lipocalin family protein, with the protein product MANLLKRRRPTLFTALAATVATGVAAYTYARRKTHPYLPTVAHVDLHKYRGLWYEVARLPTRYEKGCQHVTATYKMRPDGKVDVLNTCHKEGLEGPVETAKGTAYPVDETNAKLKVSFFWPFTGDYWVLDLDYADYQYALVGEPSRKNLWILSRKPHLDRSIRDRLVAHARNLGFPVDNLIYTPQPMAGKP